A single region of the Ziziphus jujuba cultivar Dongzao chromosome 10, ASM3175591v1 genome encodes:
- the LOC125420982 gene encoding 17.8 kDa class I heat shock protein — protein sequence MGANDEGGRSYRKEMESPMEIDREDADGDHQNSDVKVEAKEGFCRSVEREPKNDKWHGQERSSGKFLRRFRLPERDKMEEVKASLENGVQSAYHDCA from the exons atgggAGCCAATGATGAAGGAGGTAGAAGTTACAGGAAGGAAATGGAGTCACCTATGGAGATAGATAGAGAGGATGCAGATGGAGACCACCAGAATTCT GATGTCAAGGTTGAGGCTAAGGAAGGATTCTGCCGATCAGTAGAGAGAGAACCAAAGAATGACAAGTGGCACGGCCAGGAAAGGAGCAGTGGAAAATTCTTGAGGAGGTTCAGGTTGCCTGAAAGAGATAAAATGGAGGAGGTTAAGGCTAGCTTGGAGAATGGAGTGCAGAGTGCTTACCATGACTGTGCCTGA